The segment TAAAGCTGTGCTTGTTTACGGTATGAAATATCAACACCTTCTTTTTCTCAAAGCTCTAATTTTTTCTCACCTGCTGTTTTGATTTCTAAAATACATTTTTGTTTTGGAAGATAACCATCTGGAACCCCCCCAATAACAGTATCTACATCTTTAAAAAAGTCATAATCAACTTTTTCGGCTTCATAGTTTACAATTTCTAATTTTGGATATCTACTTCTTAAAAAGTCAAAGATTTTAGGTTCTAAAATAACCCCAGCATTTACATATTTTTTAGTAAGAACTGGTAATTTAATTCTTGAAATGTGACAAAAAGCAGAAAATTCAGATTTAAATGCACCTTTAATTAAAACATCACCAACTGTACTACCACCGATTTTTTTGAACTTACTTCATTTATCATTTGAAAGCAATTTTTCGTGAAATTGTGGTTTTAAAATCACTACGTTGTTTTCAAAATCAATGTCGTAATCTTGCTTGTTATAAAACTTTCTAGTTGCCATTATTTTTTAAGGTAGTTTCTAATAACTGTATCAGCAATAGTTTCAACATTGTTGAAGTTTGGTTGTCAATTTCTATCAATTAAAGTATCCATTGGAACGATAAAGTCAAAAACTAAATTAATTAATTTATCAAATGATGTTTCAGTTGAGTTATCATCAACTCCAACTACAAATTTTTCTGCATCCATGAATTTTTCAATTCTAATTGAAACAATTTTAACTTTATCTTCTTTTTTAACTTTTTGTTTAATTTGATCTACGCTTTTAACAAAGTAATCAAGCTCATTAGGGAATCTTAAATCATCAATTAAAAATAATGAATTTTCATTTTTAGCTGAATTTTCTGCTGAAATTTTAACAATTTTGTCAAAAACTTTAGCACATCAAAGGTTGCTATCAATATTACGTCCAACTTCACCCATAGCAATTCATAATGGACGAACAACTTCTTTGTCTTTTCCATCTCAATTAATTGCTTCTAAAATTGGTTTAGTAATTTGTTTGATAGGCTCTGCAAATGATAAAACTTGGATATTTCCGTTAAATTCATCATAGCATTTTTCTTTAATTTTATTGCTTAATAAACCTTTACCACTACGTCTTTTACCATTAATTAATAAAATAATATGTTTATTTCCTTTGCTCATTTGACTCTCCTGATTTAATTTCTAATAATATAGTTTTAAATTAATTATATACATAAGTCAAATGAAAAAATTACACTTTTTAATAATTATGAGCCAATTTATGAAAAAATAAAAAATGTTAATTACAAAAAATGTTTTCCAAGGAGTCTTTTTAGTGTGTTTATCCCTAAAAAATGTGGGAATAAAAAACTAAACAAAAACTTAGAAAAAAATATCAAATATAGAAAAACATTTTCAATATTTTTCCACATTATTTAAGTTTTAAAAAACGCTCTGGAAAAAGAAATTTTTACCCCTTCTAAAATGCTGATATTTTAAGGAATTGCGATTTTTTACTTTAAAATATAAGTTATGAAAAAACCAATTTACTTCCATACAAATACCGAATTTTCATTTTTACAATCAACAATAAAAATGAACTCTCTTTTTGAAGAAGTTCTTAAAAATGAGATTGATCATATTGCTTTAACTGATGTAGAAAACCTTTATGGATTACCTCAGGTTTGAGAATTTGCTAAGAAAAATGGTAAAAAGGCAATTATTGGAATTGAGCTTAATTTGGAAAGAGCTACCATTATTGTTATTGCTAAAAATTTTGCTGGATATCAAAAAATTAATAAGATTATTTTTGACCGTAGTAAGGGTGAAAATATCGAACTAGCAAGCTTAGAAGATCCAAATTTAATCATAATTGACCATGCTCAAAAAGGGTTTTATGCTCAAAATTTAATGCCGCAAAAAATGCTTTCAAACTTTTATTGAAACGGTAAAAATCCTATTTTAAATAGCCAAACGCTTTATGTTCCGACTAAAAAAGTAATTACCCTTGATGATAACCAAATCTTGCATTATATGCGTAAAATTGGAAACCACGAAAATGATAATCATACTTACTTAGATTTTTATGATGCTCAAGATTTTCAAGATGTTTCTGATTCTGTTTATGCCCAAATGCTAGATGTATATGGTCAAATTGAAGCTTTTGAAATTTCTTCTGAAATCAAAATGGCAATTTATGATGAAAACCCACGAAAAGAGCTTGAAAAGTTAATTTATAACGATCGTTATGAAGCTTTATTAAAAAGATATTCTAAAGAAGAAGTTGATCAAAGAATTGCCTATGAAATTTCAGTTATTTCATCTTTAAAATTTGAAAATTATTTCTTAATTATCCAAGATGTTTTAAATTTTGCGCGTCAGCAAAACATTTATGTAGGTCCTGGCCGTGGAAGTGCTTCTGGTTCACTTATTTCTTACCTTTTAAAAATTACAAGTGTTAATCCACTTGAATATGATCTTCTTTTTGAACGTTTTTTAAATGTAGATAGAATTTCACTTCCTGATATTGATATTGATATTCAAGATGATCGCAGGGATGAACTGCTTGAATATATCAAAAACAAATATGGAAGTGATAAATGTGGTTTAATTACTACTTTTCAAACTTTAGCTTTAAAAGGTTCGCTTCGTGATGTTGGTCGTGTTATGAACGTGCCAATTCCTGAAATTGATTTGCTTTCAAATTCAATTTCTAAGTTCGATACTTCACTTGAAGAAGCTTATTTAAAGAACAAAAAATACAAAATTTTAATTGATAAATTAGAACAAAGATTCCCTAATTTTCACTACATAGCTTCCAAAATTGAAGGGTTTCCGCGTCAAAAAGGAATTCACGCTGCAGGTGTGATTATTTGCAATAAACCTTTATATGATGTAGTTCCTTATGAAACAAGTGATAATACCTTAAACCAAGTGCAATTTAGCATGGATTATCTTGAACGTTATGGACTAATTAAAATTGACTTTTTAGGGCTTAAAAATCTTTCATTAATTGAACAAATTGAAAAACTTATTCCTGAAAAAGAACACTTTGATAACTTAATTAATCAATCATATTCACTTTTTAATGACCAAAGAACTTTTTCAATGCTTAATAACCTTAAAACCTTAGGGATTTTCCAACTTGAATCTGAGGGTATGACTAAAGCAATTAAAGATGTTGGAATTGATTCATTTGAAGATATTTATGCTATTATTTCTCTTTTTAGACCAGGTCCAATGCAGTATATTCCAGAATATGCAAAAAACAAACAAGATCCAAGTTTAATTAACAAAATTCACCCGCTTTATGATGAAATTGTATTGCCAACTTATGGAATTATTGTATATCAAGAGCAAATTATGCAAATTGCTCAAAAGGTAGCTGGAATGTCATTTGCACAAGCAGATTTACTGCGTAGAGCTATTAGTAAAAAAGATGAAACTAAACTTCATAGCTACAAACAAATTTTCTTTGAAGGTGGACTTAAAAACAATATTAATGAAGCTGATTTAGAAAATATTTATGCTAACATTGAAAAATTTGCTCAGTATGGATTTAACAAATCCCACGCGGTTGCTTATGCTTTTATTTCTTATAAATTAGCCTACTATAAAGCAAGGTTCCCAAAGCAATTTTATAAAGTGCTTTTAACTAATGCTTCAAGCGATTTACAAAGCATTCGTAAGTATGTAAACGAAGCAAATTCACAAGGGATTAAGGTGTTTTCGCCTCTTATTAATTACTCGAGCAGAATTTGTGAAATTAATGAAAACGGTGTCTTTTTACCGCTGATTATGATTAAGGGAATTGGTGAAGTAGCTTGCAGAAAAATTATTCTTGAAATAGCACGTGGCGGCATTTACCAGAACTTTTTTGATGCTTATTTAAGAATGCGCCTTGTAGGTATTGGTGAAAGCAATATTGAAACTTTAATTAAAGCAAGTGCTTTTAGACAATTTAATAACACCGAAACACTTCTTAAAAATATGCCAATGCTCCAAAGTATTTATGAAATGCTTGAAAGCGAAATTAAACTTAAAAAAGCAAGTGATAAATTTGCTGAATATGACTCATTTATAGAGAAAAATAAAATTTTTGAGATTCAAATGACACATTATGAAGATGATCTTAATGAAATTATTAAATATGAATCAACACTACTTGGTTCACCTTATAATGCTTCAATTACAGGTAGATATGAAAAAGATGTTAAGCTTGCAAACTTAAAAGAAAACCAATATGAATTTTTATACGTTTATTTATCAAAAGTAACTAAAAATTCCAAAGACAATATGATTGCAACTATAAGCGATTCCTCAAAAACTGTTGTAGCTTACGGATTTAGTGATAATGTTAAAGATTTAGTTAATTTTAATAAACCAAGGGTAATTGTAGTGGGAATAAGCAAAAGTTCAAAAGGATATTACATTATTAAATCATGAGAGGAACTAAAAGAAGATGAAAAATAAACTAAGTTTAGTTATTGATGGAAACTATTTAATGTTTCAATCTTTTTATGCAACCTATCGAGGTGATGTCGATAAAATTATGCGTTCTAGCAAAGGAGTTCCTACTAATGCTTTATCACTATTTTTATTTCAGTTATTAAAGCTGCTCAATTACTTTGAACCAACTCATCTTTTTGTAGCTTTTGATTCATACTCAAAAACCAAAAGACATGAGCTATATGAAGAATACAAAAGCGGAAGAACTAAAGCTCCAAATGAACTTTGAGAACAATTTAAACTAATTAAAGAAATTCTTAGTAAGCTAAAAGTTAATTATTTAGAAAATCCAGGTGATGAAGCAGATGATTTAATTGCAACTTATTGCTCTAAAATTCAGGGAGAAAAGGTTATTTTCTCACGTGATAAAGACTTACTTCAGCTTGTAAATAGTGACACATCCGTAATTGAAAAAGGTGATTGAGATTATGATTTAATTGACGTGGATAATTTTGTAGATAATTACGGAATTACTCCAAATCAAATTCCAGATTATAAAGGTCTTAGGGGTGATTCAAGCGATAATTTAAAAGGAGTTAAAGGAATTGGTGATAAAACTGCGATTAAACTTTTAAATGAGTTTCATACCCTTGAAAACCTTTATGATAACCTTGAATCTAAGTCAATTACTAATTCTGTCAAAAACAAGCTTATTTTAGATAAAGACAGCGCTTTTTTCTGTAAACAATTAGCTATTTTAAACAAAGAAGTTGATGTGCTTAATTTAGATATAAATGCCTATGATATAAACCTTTTAGATCCTTTTGAAGCTCAAGAAATGCTTGATGATCTTGAACTTAGAAAAGTTAGTGAGTACCTTGAAGAATGATACGATTCATCGCAATTGTAGGTAAAATTTGTTCTGGAAAAACTACTTTTTTAAATGTAGCTAAAAAGCTAGGTTATAAAGTATTTATTGCAGATCAATTTATTAATGATTTATATATTCATAGTCCAAATTTTCTTAGAATCATTAAAGAAAAATTTGGAGATTTTGTTATTGAAAATAATGCAGTTTCAAAAGACAAAATTAAGCAATTAATTAGCTTAGATAAAAGCGTGCTTACCTTTTTAGAAAGTGTAATTAATGATTTTATTAAGGAAGAATTTGAAAAAAATGATTATGATTTTGCTGAGCTTCCAATTTTAAAAAATGATGTTTATGATTTTACAAAATACGTTTCACAAATATGAAATATGGAAATTAACTTAGCAGAAAGAATTGCTTTTTGCAACAAGCGAAATGTATCAACCCAAATAATGGAACAATTTGATAAACGCAACAATTTCAATTGAGAAACAATGGAATTTTTTGAAAATATTAAAGTGGTAAATATTCCGCTAAATATGAGAAATAATTCCAAAAAAATTGAAATTTTTATAAAAAAATGGATTAAAACCATTTAAAATTAATATTACTTAACTATCAAAATAGGAGATTAAAATGAGCAATAATTCATTAAGGTACAAATACTTCAGATTATCAGTAAACGGAAGAATTGAAGCTTCTGATTTTCGTAATTTAAGAACACTTTACGCTCCTATTTTGAAAAACGAGTCTATTTTATTATACGAGTATCTTAACGACTATCTTGATGGTGCAGTTTCAAAAAATAGTGAAATTGATTTTGAAACTTTCATTATCTATTTAAATATGTCAAGAGAGAAAATTAATGAAGCTAGAAAAGAATTAGAAGCATATGGGCTTTTAAATACTTATTATGATGATCAAGCTTCATTAACTGTTTTTGTGCTCCAACCTCCACTTAATGGACATAGCATTGAAAAAAATGCTTTTGTTAAGAAGTTCTTAATTGAAAGAATTGGAGAAACTAATTACAAACACTTGATTAATAAACTTAACAAACAAAATAATCTGAATTTAAATGAACTTCAAGATGTTTCTTCAAGTATTTTTGAAATTGTTGATATTAAAAAACTTGAAATTTCACACCCAAGTCCAAGACTTTTTGATTCTAAGCCAGTTTATGAAAGCCCTTCAGTTTCATACACCCTTACAACTGAGAAATTTATGACTCTTGGAGCTACCAAAAACAATGATGGTGAAATCAAACGTTTTGTTAAAGAAGTTAATACACCAATGAAGCTTGAAATTGGTAATACTCACTATTCAAATGAATATGAAGCACTCTTAAAACTTTCATGTCAAGACTTTGCACAGCAATTATTAAATCGTAATTTAACAAGTTCTGAAAACATCACTATTGATATTTGAAAATCACACTTTGGAGATGTGAAAATTGTTAATTTATTCATCTATTTTGCAATCAAATCACACCCAAATGCTAAACTTACTTGAACTAAATATGCTCGTGCATATTATGATGAAGTTAAATCAACTAAACTTTCAAGTTTCGAAGAGATTGAAAACTACCTTGATGGTAAATTTAAAACCACCAATTCACTTATTGAAGTTTATAAATCTAAAGAAATTATGAAAAATGTTTATTTAAAAGAAAACTAAAATACCTTATAATTTTTTTGAAGGTATTATTATGAATCAACAAGAATATGAAATTTTCAAAAATAAACAATTAATGATTCTTAAAAGAAGCAATGCCATTATTTCTCGCATTGCTTCTTTAAATATTACAGATGATGAGCTTTGAAATAGTTTTGCTGAATTTGCTAAAATCGCCGTTGAAAGCCAAATGGATAAAAGTACACTCATTTCAATGCTTGAAGTAAAGCGTGACGAACAAGGAAAAATCACTTTTTATAATAAGTTTTTAGATAATCAGGTTGCTAAAAAGTTTTTAATTGATAATAACTTAGAACTTTCATTTGTTTCGGAAATTGATACTACCGACCTTTTTAGCGAAGAAAAACTTTCTGAAAGTGGTGATGAATTTGAAACAACCACTGATTTTTCTTTATATAGCTACCAAATTACTTTCAAACGCTTCTTACAAACAAATAAGAAAATTAGACTTAGATTCAGACAAAAAGGGCTTTATTTATATGGTAATTTTTATAGCAAAAGAGAGCAATATTTAAAAGAAATTGCTAATGATTTTGCTTATGCAAATTTTCAAACTTGCTACATTAACATTTTTGATTTATATAACTTTATTATTTCTGGATTTAAAAGTGATACTAAAAATAATTCATATAGCCCAGATTTTCTTATCAAAAAAATGTCTGAAGCTGAAGTTTTAGTTCTTGATGGTTTTGGAACGCAAAAAATCAATTCTTGATTTTTAGAAAACGTTATTTTAAAAGTTTTAATTCAAAGAATGCGCCATCAAAATGAAAAAATTACTTTTGTAGGTGGAACATCTAATTTAGAGCACCTTAAAAAATCAACTATTAAGCAGTATGAAAATGATTCAAGAAACAAAAACCACATTGAAGAAAATATGTCTATTTTCGTTCAATTAGTGCAAAAAATCACTAAAGATAGTTTTTGAATTGGATCTGACTTGGAGGATTAATGAAAATATTACTTGCTGGAACTCCATCTTTTTCGGTTCCGATTTTTGAAGAAGTTATTAAAAATTTTGAAGTTGTTGCAGTTGTTTCACAGCCAGATAAACCTGCTAATCGTGGGTATAAATTAGAACCTACCCCGGTTAAATTATTAGCTGAAAAATATAACTTAAAAGTATTTCAACCTAATAAAATTTCAGAAATTTATGATGAGCTGGAAAAGCTTGATTTTGATGTTTTTCTTAGCTGCGCTTTTGGTCAATTTGTTCCTGATAAAGTTTTAAAATTAGCTAAAAAAGCAGCCTTAAATGTACATGGATCACTATTACCTAAATACCGCGGGGCAGCTCCGATTCAATACTCACTTTTAAATGGAGATAAGCAAACAGGAATTACCATTATTTATATGGTAAATAAAATGGATGCTGGTGATATGATCTTTAAAAAATCAATTGATATTGAAGATACTGACACAAGTGATTCACTTTTTGAAAAGCTTTCTATTTTAGGCACCGAAAATATTGTTAGCTGATTAAAAGATTTTGAAAAAGGTAATTTTACTGCTGAAGTGCAAGATGAAAACCAGGTGGTTTTAAGTCCAAAACTTCTTAAAGAAGATGCGCTTTTAGAACCAACATTAACTACTGAAGAAGCTTTCAATAAAATTCGTGCTTTTTCATCAAATCCAGGAGCTTATTTATTTGTCAATGGAAAACGTTTAAAGGTATATTATGCAAGTAAAAAGTTAATCAAGAATGCTCCAATTTTGGAATTTAGTGATGGAAAATTATATGCTCAAGATTACCAATTTGAATCTAAAAAAAGAGTCAAACTTTAAATGGTAGCAATACCACATTAAAATTTAACATTTTATGCATTTATCATTTAAAATGTTTATAATATAGATAACAAATTAGAATAATATTTTGTATAGAAAGTTATTAAGTTTGTTTAAAAATATTTAAAAATAAGAAAGGCTTAAATATGAAAAAAATCGCTATTAACGGTTTCGGAAGAATCGGTAGATTAGTATTCCGTCGTCTTTTAGAAACAAAAAACTCAGATTTAGAAGTTGTTGCAGTTAACGACTTAACAGATGCTAAAACATTAGCACACTTATTAAAATACGATACAGCTTTTGGACCTTTAGCTGCTGAAGTTTCTGCTACAGAAAACTCAATCGTTGTTGATGGAAAAGAAATTAAAGTATTTGCAGAAAGAGACCCAAAAAACTTACCATGAGGTCAATTAGACATTGATCTTGTTATTGAATCAACAGGTTTCTTTGTTAAAAAAGATCTTGCTTCATTACACTTAGAAGCAGGTGCTAAAAAAGTTGTTGTTTCAGCTCCAGCTGGAAGCGATGTTAAAACAATCGTTTACAACGTAAACCACGAAACATTAAACGCAGATGACAAAGTTATTTCAGGTGCTTCATGTACAACAAACTGTTTAGCTCCAGTTGTTAAAGTATTAGTTGACAACTTCGGACTTGAATCAGGATTTATGACAACAATCCACTCATACACAGGAGACCAAAGATTACAAGATGCGCCTCACCGTGATTTAAGAAGAGCTAGAGCAGCTGCACAAAACATGGTTCCTACATCAACAGGTGCTGCTAAAGCTATCGGATTAGTTATTCCTGAAGCAGCAGGTGTTTTAGACGGTTCAGCAGTTCGTGTTCCTACAATTACAGGATCAATCGTTGACTTAACAGTTACATTATCAAAACAACCTACAGTTGAAGAACTTAACGCTGCATTTGCTAAAGCAGCTAACGAAACAATGAAATATGAAACAGCTCCAATCGTTTCATCAGACATCATTGGTTCATCATACGGATCAATTTTTGACCCAGCTTTAACTTCTGTATTAAAATCAGAAAATGGAAAAAACTTATACAAATTATTCTCATGATACGACAATGAAATGTCATACGTTTCACAACTTGTTAGAACAGTATCATACTTTGCAAAATTAAAATAATAATTCAAATTAAACTACATCAAGGGAACTTGATGTAGTTTTTCTTTACTCCTTATTTGCAGACATTAGTGCTAAAAGGGTAAAGAAAAACTGACACTAATTTTGTGTCAGTTTCACTATTTAAGCTCCTAAAAGGTATTAAAAATAGGTTTATTTGGTTTAAATAGCGCTATCAAGGAATTTCTCAAGAGCATCAAAATCTACTTGCTCATGAGTGTTTTCATTAACTTGTTTGTAGATGATTTTGTTATCTTTATCAAGCACGAAAATTGAACGAGCACATAATTGGTATTCATTTATTAATACTCCTAAAAACTCAGCTAATTTTCGAGTTTTATAATCTGAATAAAGCTTCATTTTCTCAATTGGGTGATTGTTGTTATAAACATCAATTGCACTTGGAAGATCCATTGATACACCAATAAAACGTACATTTTGTCTTTCAAGAGACATTGAAGCAAGTCTAATGATTTGTAAATCACAAACTCTTGTATCTACTGATGGGTAAGTAGCAAGTACTGTAAGTCCATCAAAACTATCTAACTTTACATTTTCAAAAGTTCCACTTTGAACTAATTCTAAATTAACTTGATCATTAATTTGAGCACCATCTGGAAGGTGGTATAACTGATCTTTAAAATATACTTTTCTCATTATAATACACTTTCTTTAAATACTTTATATACAGTTGAAAAACTTAATTTAAAGACAAATAAAAGGTAAAAGTTCATTTTTGAAATTAATGATTTTACATTTAAGTCTTTGTTATTATTTAGTTTTTGAGAATAATCATTAATTTTATTGCTTAATTTTTTAAGATAAATTAAAGCATTCTCATCTTTTTTATTATTAAGTTCTTTATCATCAATTTTACTTACAAATTCTTGGAAGTAATTAATAATTAAATTTACTGCGATATTTACTCGGTTAATTATTAAAAGTTCTCTGTAGTTTGAATATTTAGGGTCATTAATAACACTAGAATCAATTAAATGATCAACAACGCCTAAAATAGTTTTTTGTGAAGCGTATGATTTAGCTAAATCTTTAAGAGATGGCATTTCTTTAATAAATTCTTTAATTGTAACTTGAGATATATCAATTGAAATATTTGAAGCAATATAGTTTAATGGTCTGTTTTCTTCTAATTCTGAAATTATTGTATTTTTAATATTATTATTCATAATTACTTTTCTCCTCTTTCAACGTGAATTACCGTAAGTATACCACTGACTTTAAAACCAAGTTTTTGATAAACTTCACCAGCAATTGGATTTTCATAAAATAGTACTGGTATTTTACCTCTTTGCTTAATAATATAGTCACAAAGTTTTACCATACATTTGGTAGCTAATTTTTGATTTCTATATTCTGATAAGGTAAATACTCCGCCAATCATTACGGTTTTATCTGTGTAAGCACTAATTGAAGCATGTGAAACTATTTTATTATCTTTCTCAATAACAAACCCTCAGTAAGCATCTTTGTCAAAAGCGCCTTCTAAGAAGTTTTTATCTAAGTTTTGACTTGCAAAACCTTCAAATTCTTTAATCTGCTTTCTAGATTCAATAATTGAAGGAATATCTTCTTTGGTGAAAATTCTTGCTGAATTATCATCTAAACTAATCTTTTCGTAGAAATAATCCACGTCTAATGAAGCAATGTTTTCTTGAAAAAGTTTTGTTCCTCTTTTGAATTTGTGAATGATGCTTGTGAAAAACTCAACATCACTAGAAGCTGTTATTATGTTCTTTATTTGGTATTTTTCTAAAATTCGGAAAAATGACTCTGGATCAATGTTGTTGTTTTTGTGAAAAATAACTAAATTGGTATGGTAAACATAAAAAACGTTTTCAAATTTATCATCATTTTTAGTTACATATGTTGCAAAGCCTTCTTCATTTAAACCAAAAGTCTGAATATCAAAGATAATGAACATATTTTTTACTGGATCATTTTGATATAAATAATCTAATAAGGACTGTTTTTCTTCATCATTTACTCTTTTTAATTTGTTAAACATAAATTAATTATAAATTAATTTATGGTAAATTTTATTCTCAAAGATAATAAAAATCATAAATATGACAAGTTTTAATATTAATTTTTAAAAAGCAAAAAGCTTAGAATAATTCTTTTTAAATTAGTCAAAATATAACTTTTTAATATTTTTTCACTTTTATAGATTTTAATAACTTTAAAGAAAATGTTTTAATCACTATTTATTTCCTTAGAATAATTAGTTTTGAAAAAACTTATTATTTATATGAACTAAGTATGGCAAAAAAAGGTATAAGAAAACACTGGAACGTCCAGTGTTTAAAAAATTATCCTAAAATATTTATCAATTATATTTTTTATTTAACGAAGGTTTTCATAATGAAAATTTTACTAATATTAATATTTACTAAAGAGAATTAGAATTCACCTTTAGGTTACTTGATTAATCCCTAATTAATAAATAAACTAACTTCCCCAAACTAGTTTACTTATCATTTACTTTTTTTAAAGAAAAGTTTTTTTCTATTTACAAGTAACATAATAATTATAAATAGAACAAAATTTTTTTCAATTTTGCGAACATTTGAAAAAACGTTCTATTTATCTATATTATAGATATAAAAGTTTTCAATCCTTTAAAAATAACTTCAAAAAAAATATTTTTTATGTTAATATGCTACATTTTGACTTTTTTTACATCTATGTAGTAGAATAATTAGAAAAAATAGAGATAAAAAAACATAAGAATTTTATTTTTATAAATAAAAAAATATTACATTAAAAATATTTTATGGAAATATTGCATATTATTTTAAAGTATTTGCAGAATATTTTATACAAAATCAAAAAAGGACTGCATAAATAATACTTTTAATGCTATAATATAGGTACAAAAGTAAAATATATTTGTTTTTTGAGCTGTGCAGAAACAAGAATGTTGAAATCCTTGATTTGTAAAAATGTTTCCACACAGAAAAAATCCATTTTTTGTGTGATAGCTTAAAAAAAGATGATTTTAAACAAAAGAAATAAATTAAAGGTGTTAATCAAATGAATCAAATTAGAACATTTTTTAAAGTTCATTTCCCTGATTCAAAAACGAAGTGGTGACAATATTTTAAATTTGCAATGCCAGTTGTTTTATCAGGGTTGTGTTTTTCATTAAATAACTTTGTAGATAACTTCATGGTTCTTACCGTTAATGGT is part of the Mycoplasmopsis gallinacea genome and harbors:
- the gap gene encoding type I glyceraldehyde-3-phosphate dehydrogenase, which encodes MKKIAINGFGRIGRLVFRRLLETKNSDLEVVAVNDLTDAKTLAHLLKYDTAFGPLAAEVSATENSIVVDGKEIKVFAERDPKNLPWGQLDIDLVIESTGFFVKKDLASLHLEAGAKKVVVSAPAGSDVKTIVYNVNHETLNADDKVISGASCTTNCLAPVVKVLVDNFGLESGFMTTIHSYTGDQRLQDAPHRDLRRARAAAQNMVPTSTGAAKAIGLVIPEAAGVLDGSAVRVPTITGSIVDLTVTLSKQPTVEELNAAFAKAANETMKYETAPIVSSDIIGSSYGSIFDPALTSVLKSENGKNLYKLFSWYDNEMSYVSQLVRTVSYFAKLK
- a CDS encoding redoxin domain-containing protein, coding for MRKVYFKDQLYHLPDGAQINDQVNLELVQSGTFENVKLDSFDGLTVLATYPSVDTRVCDLQIIRLASMSLERQNVRFIGVSMDLPSAIDVYNNNHPIEKMKLYSDYKTRKLAEFLGVLINEYQLCARSIFVLDKDNKIIYKQVNENTHEQVDFDALEKFLDSAI
- a CDS encoding GNAT family N-acetyltransferase, with product MFNKLKRVNDEEKQSLLDYLYQNDPVKNMFIIFDIQTFGLNEEGFATYVTKNDDKFENVFYVYHTNLVIFHKNNNIDPESFFRILEKYQIKNIITASSDVEFFTSIIHKFKRGTKLFQENIASLDVDYFYEKISLDDNSARIFTKEDIPSIIESRKQIKEFEGFASQNLDKNFLEGAFDKDAYWGFVIEKDNKIVSHASISAYTDKTVMIGGVFTLSEYRNQKLATKCMVKLCDYIIKQRGKIPVLFYENPIAGEVYQKLGFKVSGILTVIHVERGEK